Part of the Dehalobacter sp. genome is shown below.
ACGATATGACTGACTCTTTAATGGAGAGCCGTATACGCGGAGACGTGTACGTACGGTTCGGGGGCGAGCATTTGAAAACCTACCATAGTAATATGGAAAGGCGTTGGGTGCTTAGCCTACATACCGAAGACAGCCCGGTTGCTTTTAATCCTTTTTATACCGATGACGGGGTGTTTGATATTGAAAAAAGGGAATCCATCAAAACGCTTATCCTGACCCTTTGGAAAAAAGACAGCGAAGTCCCCACGCGAGCGGAAGAAGTGGCCTTGTCCAACGCTGTGAACAGTTTCATCCGGCTTATAAAAAAAGATAAAAGTACCGTTCCCTCGTTCAATACTTTTTACGAGTTTGTCAGGGGAGATTACCGGGAAGAACTGCGTTCGAAAAATGTCAGGGAAAAGGATTTTGACGTGGATAATTTCCTAAACGTGCTCGAACCTTATTACAAAGGGGGCGAATATGATTTTCTGTTGAACTCGGACAAGCAACTGGATTTACTCAACAAACGTTTTATCGTATTCGAGCTGGACAACATCGGTGACCATAAGGTTTTGCTCCCCATCGTGACCATTATCATCATGGAAACTTTCATTAATAAAATGAGGAGGCTGAAAGGTATCCGAAAGATGATATTGATTGAAGAATGTTGGAAGGCGCTGACTTCTGCCAACATGAGCGAGTACATTCGGTACCTGTTCAAGACAGTCCGAAAATACTTCGGCGAAGCGGTGGTGGTCACCCAGGAAGTGGACGACATTATCAGTTCTCCCATTGTAAAGGAAAGTATCATCAATAATTCGGATTGCAAAATCCTGCTCGACCAGCGCAAGTATATGAACAAGTTCGATGCAATACAGGGATTGCTTGGATTGACCGAAAAAGAACGCGACCAAATTCTTTCCATTAACATGGACAATGACCCCGGCCGGAAATACAAGGAAGTGTGGATTGGATTGGGCGGGGTCCAATCTGCCGTTTATGCCACAGAAGTTTCTGTGCAGGAATATTTTACATACACAACCGAAGAAACAGAGAAACTCGAACTGACCCGCCTGACTGAAAAATTGGGCGGGAACATTGAAATGGCC
Proteins encoded:
- a CDS encoding TraG family conjugative transposon ATPase — translated: DMTDSLMESRIRGDVYVRFGGEHLKTYHSNMERRWVLSLHTEDSPVAFNPFYTDDGVFDIEKRESIKTLILTLWKKDSEVPTRAEEVALSNAVNSFIRLIKKDKSTVPSFNTFYEFVRGDYREELRSKNVREKDFDVDNFLNVLEPYYKGGEYDFLLNSDKQLDLLNKRFIVFELDNIGDHKVLLPIVTIIIMETFINKMRRLKGIRKMILIEECWKALTSANMSEYIRYLFKTVRKYFGEAVVVTQEVDDIISSPIVKESIINNSDCKILLDQRKYMNKFDAIQGLLGLTEKERDQILSINMDNDPGRKYKEVWIGLGGVQSAVYATEVSVQEYFTYTTEETEKLELTRLTEKLGGNIEMAIKQLAESKQETFTH